In one Tripterygium wilfordii isolate XIE 37 chromosome 22, ASM1340144v1, whole genome shotgun sequence genomic region, the following are encoded:
- the LOC119991019 gene encoding proline-rich protein 4-like, translating to MRILPALLCLFFAASFCYADNTVEVVGIAECADCAQNNIKASQALSGLHVTIDCKAENAENYERRGVGQLSEEGKFTVSLPQELLKDGKLKEECYAQLHSASAAPCAAHDGLESTKIVFKSKTNDKHTFGVAGKLKISPMTCTSAFLWPHFKYPPLHKFPKFKHPIFKGFGHHYSFPPLPPKVYPPIYHKPLPPPIPIYKPKPHPVPIPIYKPKPHPVPIPIYKPKPHPVPVPIYKPKPHPVPVPIYKPKPHPVPVPIYKPKPHPVPVPIYKPKPHPVPVPIYKPKPPIYKPPVVLPPPVPIYKPKPPIYKPPVVLPPPVPIYKPKPPIYKPPVVLPPPVPVYKPPVVLPPPVPIYKPKPPIYHKPLPPFPTIPPYKKKPCPPLPKLPPFPKIPPKPYFHHPHPKIGKFLPPLPPYSPIH from the exons ATGCGGATCCTCCCGGCACTTTTGTGCTTGTTTTTTGCTGCAAGCTTCTGCTATGCTGATAATACAGTTGAGGTAGTTGGGATTGCAGAATGTGCAGATTGTGCACAGAATAACATCAAGGCTAGCCAGGCATTATCag GGCTCCATGTGACAATTGACTGCAAGgcagaaaatgcagaaaactatGAGAGAAGAGGAGTTGGGCAGCTGAGTGAAGAAGGAAAGTTCACTGTGTCACTTCCTCAAGAACTGCTTAAAGATGGAAAGTTGAAGGAAGAATGCTATGCACAACTTCACAGTGCATCAGCAGCACCGTGCGCCGCCCACGATGGTCTGGAGTCCACAAAGATTGTATTCAAGTCCAAGACCAATGACAAACACACCTTTGGGGTTGCAGGGAAACTCAAAATCTCACCAATGACTTGTACTTCTGCCTTCTTATGGCCTCATTTCAAGTACCCACCATTGCACAAGTTCCCCAAGTTTAAACATCCAATATTTAAAGGTTTTGGCCATCACTACTCTTTCCCTCCATTACCTCCTAAGGTCTACCCTCCTATCTACCATAAGCCTCTTCCACCACCAATTCCAATTTACAAACCAAAACCTCATCCCGTTCCAATCCCCATCTACAAGCCAAAACCTCATCCAGTCCCAATTCCAATTTACAAGCCAAAACCTCATCCGGTACCAGTCCCCATCTATAAGCCAAAACCTCATCCAGTACCAGTCCCCATCTATAAACCAAAACCTCACCCAGTTCCAGTTCCCATCTACAAGCCAAAACCTCATCCAGTTCCAGTCCCCATCTATAAACCAAAACCTCACCCAGTTCCAGTCCCCATCTACAAGCCAAAACCACCAATCTACAAGCCTCCTGTAGTGCTCCCACCACCAGTCCCCATCTACAAGCCAAAACCACCAATCTACAAGCCTCCTGTAGTGCTCCCACCACCAGTTCCCATCTATAAGCCAAAACCACCCATCTATAAGCCTCCCGTGGTGCTCCCACCACCAGTCCCCGTCTACAAGCCTCCAGTAGTGCTTCCACCACCGGTTCCAATTTACAAGCCAAAACCACCGATCTATCACAAGCCTCTTCCACCATTTCCAACGATTCCTCCTTACAAAAAGAAGCCATGCCCCCCACTACCAAAGCTTCCTCCTTTCCCCAAAATTCCTCCAAAGCCCTACTTCCATCACCCTCACCCCAAGATTGGTAAATTCTTGCCTCCCCTGCCACCATATTCTCCTATTCACTAA